A DNA window from Aminipila luticellarii contains the following coding sequences:
- a CDS encoding DUF5685 family protein — translation MLGYVVPDKGELKMREYEVYSSYYCGMCKSIGRRYGQLPRFTLSYDFVFLAVLLTALEKEADHIEKEHCIIHHIKRKPIVEESEAVAYAGDVMLIMAYYKLMDDYHDDHSYKAKLAAVGLLPTIRKIQSDKGELCRLTEENLNFLSKLEKDKCSELDRVEEPFAQIMLEIFKSGVEKMSTGPAEEKNIKLFSHIGYHLGKWIYLMDAYEDIEENITKNTYNPLLYRFEYDGEKESIPEFKMRIKSAVEFNLMHYLAEISNAAELLDIKKNKGIIENVVYFGLRGRTEQILSGKKTEE, via the coding sequence ATGCTGGGCTATGTGGTTCCTGATAAGGGAGAGCTGAAAATGCGAGAATATGAAGTATACAGCTCTTACTATTGCGGGATGTGCAAAAGTATCGGCAGGCGGTACGGTCAGCTGCCCCGTTTTACCCTGAGCTATGATTTTGTTTTTCTTGCTGTATTATTGACAGCGCTTGAGAAAGAAGCGGATCATATCGAAAAAGAACATTGTATCATTCATCATATAAAAAGGAAACCTATAGTGGAAGAGAGCGAGGCAGTTGCCTATGCGGGGGATGTCATGCTGATCATGGCTTATTATAAGCTGATGGATGATTATCATGACGATCACAGCTATAAGGCAAAGCTTGCCGCTGTGGGCTTGCTGCCTACGATTCGCAAAATACAGTCGGATAAAGGAGAATTGTGCAGGCTGACGGAAGAAAATCTGAACTTTCTGTCCAAGCTTGAAAAGGACAAGTGTTCTGAGCTGGATCGAGTGGAAGAGCCTTTTGCACAAATTATGCTGGAAATCTTCAAGTCCGGCGTAGAAAAAATGTCGACAGGACCGGCGGAGGAAAAAAATATAAAGCTGTTCAGCCATATTGGATACCATTTGGGAAAATGGATCTATCTGATGGATGCTTATGAGGATATTGAAGAGAATATTACAAAAAATACCTACAATCCGCTCCTATATCGATTTGAATATGACGGGGAAAAAGAATCCATACCGGAATTTAAAATGCGAATAAAATCCGCGGTAGAATTTAACCTGATGCATTATCTGGCAGAGATAAGCAACGCCGCAGAGCTTTTAGATATAAAGAAAAATAAAGGGATCATTGAAAATGTCGTATATTTCGGATTGCGGGGACGCACGGAACAGATCCTTTCAGGTAAAAAAACGGAAGAATAA
- a CDS encoding J domain-containing protein, translated as MNNPYEVLGVRQNASEEEIKTAYRELVKKYHPDKYQNNPLSDLAEEKLQEVNEAYDALMKNGGGNGAYGNSYGGAQNSYQNQTTPEYNDIRSIIDSGNLGYAEQKLAQMRNRDAEWFFLSGMISYKKGWYDDAVTKVRTAASMNPNNFEYQTALNNIMNSGRMYQNNSYGRGYGNDDMMCKLCQAYMCADCLCDCF; from the coding sequence ATGAACAATCCATATGAAGTATTGGGCGTAAGACAAAATGCAAGCGAAGAGGAAATAAAAACAGCTTACAGAGAACTCGTAAAGAAATATCATCCGGATAAATATCAGAATAATCCGCTGTCAGACTTGGCAGAAGAAAAGCTTCAGGAAGTAAATGAAGCATATGACGCTTTGATGAAAAACGGCGGAGGAAACGGAGCCTACGGCAATTCGTACGGCGGCGCTCAGAACAGCTATCAGAACCAGACCACCCCCGAATATAACGACATTCGAAGCATCATTGACTCCGGCAATCTGGGATATGCGGAGCAGAAGCTGGCGCAGATGCGAAACCGTGATGCAGAGTGGTTTTTCCTGTCCGGCATGATTTCGTATAAAAAGGGCTGGTATGATGATGCTGTGACCAAGGTTCGCACAGCAGCCAGCATGAATCCGAATAATTTTGAATATCAGACCGCCCTGAACAATATAATGAATTCAGGAAGAATGTATCAGAATAATTCCTACGGCAGAGGCTATGGAAATGATGATATGATGTGTAAGCTGTGTCAGGCTTATATGTGTGCAGATTGCTTGTGTGACTGCTTTTAG
- the dapB gene encoding 4-hydroxy-tetrahydrodipicolinate reductase, with translation MNIAIVGTGAMGKVLKELVDKRDGLRCVGMVEPLRGEKLSHIKEKIDVIMDFSNPANLNMIEEFAREESCGVVIATTGFSEKQRQQILELSKVVPVVKAANFSLGIAVMKRILAQITPILKDSFDMEIIEKHHNQKLDSPSGTAKMLLETMNPDGEFLEVFGRKGDGKRGKEIGIHAVRGGTIAGEHAVLFAGEDELLEIRHTADSKKIFALGALKAAEFIGESLRAGSMEKKAAAGLYDIEEVLF, from the coding sequence ATGAATATAGCCATCGTAGGAACAGGCGCCATGGGAAAGGTTTTAAAAGAGCTTGTGGACAAAAGGGACGGGCTGAGGTGCGTCGGTATGGTAGAACCGCTGAGAGGGGAAAAGCTCAGCCATATAAAAGAAAAAATAGATGTCATCATGGACTTTAGTAATCCGGCCAATTTAAATATGATCGAAGAGTTCGCAAGGGAGGAGTCCTGCGGGGTGGTTATTGCTACCACAGGGTTCAGTGAAAAACAGCGGCAGCAGATCCTGGAGCTGTCTAAAGTCGTTCCCGTAGTAAAAGCGGCCAATTTTTCCTTGGGCATTGCTGTGATGAAACGTATTCTGGCACAAATTACCCCGATTTTAAAGGATAGCTTTGATATGGAAATCATAGAAAAGCACCACAATCAAAAACTGGATTCTCCCAGCGGTACGGCAAAAATGCTGCTGGAAACCATGAACCCTGACGGAGAATTTCTGGAGGTATTCGGACGAAAAGGGGACGGGAAAAGAGGAAAGGAAATAGGAATACATGCGGTTCGGGGAGGAACCATAGCGGGAGAGCATGCTGTTCTTTTTGCAGGAGAAGATGAGCTCCTGGAAATCAGGCATACGGCGGATTCTAAAAAGATTTTTGCTCTGGGAGCGTTGAAGGCAGCCGAATTTATCGGCGAAAGCCTTCGGGCCGGCAGCATGGAGAAAAAAGCTGCCGCCGGACTGTACGACATAGAAGAAGTTCTCTTTTGA
- a CDS encoding S8 family peptidase has translation MDQDTLYSPNIVDFIIRRGSSFDSLILNHPGLITSHDIGIYTICYTTAEAYAEMIPYLGVDYINSVPKVLGLLDRESLEASGIIQVQQQPYLNLNGQGVLIGFVDTGIDYTKDIFRYEDGTSKIQYIYDQSIPGTPPNGFPFGTEYTREQINAALASDTPYETVPHLDTVGHGTFLASVAAGRAKNDFIGAAPNSEIIMVKLKKAYPYSLERFFVPPEQENAFESSSAMLGVQYILQKAKELNRPVVICLGLGSNFDSHDGFGIMEEYLFNISNIPSVCLCIAVGNESQARHHYSQPFTDDMPQSIDIQVGDNAGDIFIAITNTISDRISVSVRSPTGELVSRVPAKANTTFSTQLVLERSEVSISYYFPIGGSGDQVTIVRIRNATPGIWTISAYGDIVLEGSINAWLPLTGFVSPSVEFLSSSPYNTVTSPANAPGGIRCGAYNSVRNSLYPNSSWGPIRLALDIPDLVAPGYQIGGYFPWGYGTMSGTSVAASITAGACALMLQWGFVEGNNVGLNTSVIRAFLIRGCRRSDAMNYPSPQWGFGSLNLMQTFFYMREL, from the coding sequence TTGGATCAGGACACTTTATATTCGCCGAATATCGTGGATTTCATCATCCGGAGAGGTTCCTCTTTCGATTCTCTGATCTTAAATCATCCGGGCCTTATCACATCCCATGATATCGGTATATATACCATTTGCTATACAACAGCGGAGGCTTATGCAGAAATGATTCCGTATCTGGGTGTAGATTACATCAACAGCGTTCCCAAGGTGCTGGGGCTTTTGGATCGGGAAAGTCTGGAGGCCTCCGGCATCATACAGGTTCAGCAGCAGCCTTATTTAAATCTCAACGGACAGGGTGTTCTTATCGGTTTTGTCGACACCGGCATTGATTATACCAAGGACATCTTTCGGTATGAGGATGGAACCAGTAAAATCCAGTATATTTATGACCAGAGCATCCCCGGAACTCCCCCAAATGGATTTCCGTTCGGAACAGAATATACCAGAGAGCAGATCAATGCTGCCTTAGCTTCGGATACGCCTTACGAAACCGTTCCTCATCTGGATACGGTAGGTCACGGTACTTTTTTAGCTTCTGTGGCAGCAGGCCGTGCGAAAAATGATTTTATAGGCGCTGCGCCCAATTCCGAAATCATCATGGTAAAGCTGAAAAAGGCTTATCCTTATAGCTTAGAACGTTTTTTTGTCCCGCCAGAACAGGAAAATGCTTTTGAATCTTCTTCTGCCATGCTGGGTGTCCAATATATCCTGCAAAAAGCAAAAGAACTGAACCGTCCGGTGGTTATCTGCCTCGGTCTTGGCTCCAATTTTGACAGTCATGACGGATTCGGCATTATGGAGGAATATCTTTTCAATATTTCCAATATTCCCAGTGTCTGTTTATGCATTGCTGTAGGCAATGAAAGTCAGGCCCGGCATCATTACTCTCAGCCATTCACCGACGATATGCCGCAAAGTATAGACATTCAGGTAGGTGACAATGCCGGAGATATTTTTATAGCCATTACCAATACCATCAGCGACCGGATCTCCGTATCGGTTCGATCCCCCACAGGGGAACTGGTCAGCCGGGTGCCTGCTAAAGCCAATACCACGTTTTCAACACAGCTGGTTCTGGAACGTTCGGAAGTGAGTATTTCCTATTACTTTCCCATAGGCGGAAGCGGGGATCAGGTTACCATCGTGCGGATCAGAAATGCGACGCCGGGCATATGGACGATTTCTGCCTATGGGGATATCGTATTAGAGGGGAGTATCAACGCCTGGCTGCCTTTGACCGGATTTGTTTCCCCTTCGGTTGAATTTCTTTCCTCCAGTCCGTACAACACGGTTACTTCTCCGGCCAATGCACCGGGAGGCATACGCTGCGGAGCTTATAACAGTGTTCGCAACAGCCTCTATCCGAACTCTTCCTGGGGGCCGATCAGGCTGGCTCTGGATATTCCCGATTTGGTGGCTCCCGGTTACCAGATCGGCGGATACTTCCCTTGGGGATACGGAACCATGAGCGGCACCAGCGTGGCTGCATCCATCACTGCCGGAGCTTGTGCGTTGATGTTGCAGTGGGGATTTGTAGAAGGCAATAATGTGGGACTCAATACGTCAGTCATACGGGCTTTTCTGATTCGAGGCTGCAGGCGCAGTGACGCTATGAATTATCCCAGTCCGCAATGGGGCTTTGGAAGCTTGAATCTGATGCAGACCTTTTTCTATATGCGCGAATTGTGA
- a CDS encoding S8 family peptidase, with the protein MNEDALYSPDVVDFTIRTGSYYESYVLNHPGLITSYRVDDTYLICYTTLAAFGEIAGFIGVDARNSIPNIVGLTDQQSLETAGITQVQQQPYLNLNGQGVLLGFLDTGIDYTQPVFRYEDGTSKIIYLYDQTQPGAPPAGFPIGTEYTNDQINAALASDTPYDIVPQRDTVGHGTFLASIAAGRPVDDFIGAAPDSDIIMVKLRKAYPFYLEQYCVPPDQENAFASTDLMLGVQYILKRARELNRPVVLCLGLGSNYDSHDGYSIFEEYLFDISNIPGVCSCVSVGNESQSRHHFSYKMEALGTPANIDIRVGENAGDIYVAVANRVSDRVSLSVRSPSGELVNRVPSKAGYTFEASLVLERSRVTVSYYFPLEGSGDQLSIVRILDATPGVWTITVYGDIIIDGRINAWLPLTGFISPSVEFLTYDPYTTITYPATSLSSIRCGAYNGFRDSLFPRSSWGPTRLSAYVPDLVAPGYQVGGYYPTGYGTMDGTSVAAAITAGACALLMQWGIVEGNDLGLSTPAIRAYLVRGCTRSDVIQYPNLQWGYGVLNLMQTFVYMREI; encoded by the coding sequence GTGAATGAGGACGCCTTATATTCGCCGGACGTGGTGGATTTTACCATCCGAACCGGTTCTTACTATGAAAGCTATGTCTTAAATCATCCCGGTCTCATCACCAGTTATCGGGTGGATGATACCTATCTGATCTGTTATACCACATTGGCGGCATTTGGGGAAATTGCCGGTTTCATAGGCGTGGATGCCCGAAACAGCATTCCGAACATCGTTGGGCTTACCGATCAGCAAAGTCTGGAAACCGCCGGCATCACACAGGTTCAGCAGCAGCCTTATTTAAATCTGAACGGACAGGGTGTTTTGCTGGGATTTTTGGATACAGGCATTGATTATACTCAGCCGGTCTTCCGGTATGAAGACGGAACGAGCAAAATTATATACTTGTACGACCAGACCCAGCCGGGAGCGCCTCCCGCCGGATTTCCCATCGGCACGGAGTACACCAATGACCAGATCAATGCTGCTCTGGCTTCCGATACCCCTTATGATATCGTCCCGCAACGGGATACAGTCGGTCACGGTACGTTTCTGGCTTCTATTGCTGCCGGACGTCCGGTAGATGATTTTATCGGTGCTGCTCCGGATTCGGACATTATCATGGTCAAACTCCGAAAAGCCTATCCTTTTTATCTGGAACAGTACTGCGTTCCTCCGGATCAGGAAAATGCTTTTGCTTCTACGGACCTGATGCTCGGCGTTCAATACATCCTGAAAAGGGCCAGAGAATTAAACCGGCCGGTGGTTCTCTGCTTAGGGCTTGGTTCAAACTATGACAGTCACGACGGATACAGCATCTTTGAGGAATATCTCTTTGACATTTCCAATATTCCCGGCGTATGCTCCTGTGTTTCAGTGGGCAATGAGAGTCAGTCCCGGCATCACTTTTCCTATAAAATGGAAGCCTTAGGGACTCCGGCTAATATAGATATCCGGGTGGGAGAAAATGCGGGAGACATTTATGTGGCCGTAGCCAACCGAGTCAGTGATCGAGTCTCCTTATCCGTCCGGTCTCCTTCGGGAGAACTGGTAAACCGGGTGCCGTCCAAGGCGGGATATACTTTTGAGGCGTCTTTGGTGCTGGAGCGTTCCAGAGTTACCGTTTCATACTATTTTCCTCTGGAGGGCAGCGGGGATCAGCTCAGTATCGTGCGAATCTTAGATGCCACGCCGGGGGTGTGGACGATTACGGTCTATGGGGACATCATCATTGACGGCCGGATTAACGCATGGCTGCCGCTGACCGGTTTCATCTCTCCTTCCGTGGAATTTCTGACTTATGATCCCTATACGACGATTACCTATCCCGCTACTTCACTAAGCTCCATCCGGTGCGGTGCGTACAACGGCTTCCGAGACAGCCTGTTTCCGCGCTCTTCCTGGGGGCCTACCAGATTGTCCGCCTATGTGCCGGATTTAGTGGCTCCGGGCTATCAAGTAGGCGGATACTATCCGACGGGCTACGGCACCATGGACGGAACCAGTGTGGCTGCCGCTATTACTGCCGGAGCATGTGCATTGCTGATGCAGTGGGGAATCGTGGAAGGAAATGATTTAGGGCTTTCTACTCCTGCGATTCGGGCCTATCTGGTTCGTGGCTGTACCCGCAGCGACGTGATTCAGTACCCGAATCTCCAGTGGGGTTATGGCGTCCTGAATTTAATGCAGACCTTCGTTTATATGCGGGAGATATAA
- a CDS encoding S8 family peptidase translates to MIHSPFIPIDQLTRFESDVSSDEDLMEVIVKYSGDVMAVGAALGAFVEILDPNYAILTITLGNLERLYTYDEIEYVELPKNLTYFLREELNNSCISPVQRPTSFGLTGNGVAIGIIDSGIDYTHADFQNPDGTTRILFLWDQTVDGNPPEGFRNGSEFTKAQIDEALASDSPYEYVPSIDMAGHGTAVAGVAAGNGRSSDAVEKGVAPNASLIIVKLGHTGSNTSFTRTTEIMRAVKYISDKAQQVNMPVVMNISYGTNNGSHDGNSLFESYIDSVSDRWRSCICVASGNEGTAGHHYSNFLLQGAVDTVEFSISDNIPRLYMTIWKDFVDTMTFEIISPSGRSTGEISPLQRVTRFTLDDVLVAVLYGQPTHYNSLQEIYILFRGVSKPISAGLWSLVVRGNDITGGLFDIWLPTLEEVTQYTSFLRPIILNTITIPATANRVISVGGYNSSLNSIADFSGQGTLRNLNFMKPDLVAPAVNILTTRAGGGYDRFTGTSVAAPFVTGSAALMMEWGLIQGNDPLLYGQRIKAFLWKGAERPPLLTFRNPVWGYGALNLCDTMDLLVDYNQTGGAFS, encoded by the coding sequence ATGATCCACTCACCATTTATTCCAATTGATCAGCTTACGCGATTTGAATCAGATGTATCCAGTGATGAGGACCTTATGGAGGTTATTGTAAAATACAGCGGAGACGTAATGGCTGTAGGAGCGGCACTGGGGGCTTTTGTGGAAATACTGGATCCCAACTACGCTATTTTGACCATTACTCTGGGCAACCTGGAAAGACTTTACACCTATGATGAAATAGAATATGTAGAATTGCCTAAAAACCTGACCTATTTTTTACGGGAAGAATTGAACAATTCCTGTATTTCTCCGGTTCAGCGCCCCACCTCTTTTGGGCTCACCGGGAACGGTGTCGCCATCGGAATCATTGATTCAGGAATCGATTACACCCATGCCGATTTTCAAAATCCGGATGGAACGACCCGGATTTTGTTTCTGTGGGATCAGACAGTGGACGGAAATCCGCCGGAAGGCTTCAGAAATGGTTCTGAGTTTACAAAAGCTCAAATTGATGAAGCACTGGCCAGCGATTCACCCTACGAATATGTCCCCAGCATAGATATGGCCGGCCACGGCACAGCGGTTGCCGGCGTTGCCGCAGGAAACGGCAGGTCTTCTGATGCGGTAGAAAAGGGAGTGGCTCCCAATGCTTCTCTGATTATCGTGAAGCTGGGCCACACCGGCAGCAATACGTCTTTCACCAGAACAACAGAAATCATGCGGGCTGTCAAATATATTTCCGACAAAGCTCAGCAGGTGAATATGCCGGTTGTGATGAATATCAGCTACGGCACCAATAATGGCTCCCACGATGGAAATTCTTTATTTGAAAGTTATATCGACAGTGTATCGGATCGATGGAGATCTTGTATTTGCGTTGCTTCCGGCAACGAAGGCACAGCCGGCCACCACTACAGTAATTTTTTGCTCCAAGGTGCGGTAGATACGGTGGAATTTTCTATTTCCGATAACATTCCCCGGCTTTATATGACCATCTGGAAGGATTTCGTAGACACTATGACCTTTGAAATCATTTCGCCCAGCGGACGATCCACAGGAGAAATTTCTCCTCTTCAACGGGTCACCCGCTTTACTTTAGATGATGTACTGGTTGCTGTTTTGTACGGTCAGCCTACTCATTACAACAGCTTACAGGAAATCTATATTTTATTCAGGGGTGTCAGCAAGCCCATATCGGCTGGCTTGTGGAGCCTCGTGGTGAGAGGGAACGACATCACCGGTGGATTATTTGATATCTGGCTCCCCACCTTGGAGGAAGTCACCCAGTATACGAGCTTCCTGCGTCCGATTATATTAAACACCATTACCATCCCCGCCACCGCCAACCGGGTTATTTCTGTGGGCGGTTACAATTCCTCCCTGAACAGTATCGCGGATTTTTCCGGGCAGGGTACTTTGAGAAATCTGAACTTTATGAAACCGGATTTAGTCGCACCTGCCGTAAATATTCTGACCACCAGAGCCGGAGGCGGATATGACCGGTTTACCGGCACCAGTGTAGCGGCGCCTTTTGTGACCGGTTCTGCGGCTCTGATGATGGAATGGGGACTTATACAGGGCAATGACCCTCTCCTTTACGGTCAGCGAATCAAGGCCTTTTTATGGAAAGGAGCCGAAAGGCCTCCTCTTCTCACGTTCCGAAATCCGGTGTGGGGCTACGGTGCATTGAACCTGTGCGACACCATGGATCTGCTTGTAGACTATAATCAGACAGGAGGTGCCTTTTCGTGA
- a CDS encoding peptidoglycan-binding protein, translating into MRNFNYFKNQIIDQGQLQVNVREENQARPVDNVRVQVVRKVDSTVVEELYTNSSGQTDTVDLGAPPLEYSLTPESGKPYSEYDLSVSVDGFEPIDIEGVQILPHTKSFQNIQLRRTEQTETTTETILIDQHTLWGVFPPKIPEDEVKPLPDAGGFIVLPEPVIPEFVVVHLGVPEDTTAQNVWIPFKDYIKNVASSEIYSTWPRETIIANVLAILSFVLNRVYTEWYRGKGFNFTITNSTAYDQAFFYGRNIFQEISDVVDDIFTTYITRPGIRQPLFTQFCDGVRTVCTKGMPQWGSKDLGDQGYDHLSILRNFYGYDIFLQQAEKVEGVPVSFPGETLVLGSSGPAVRTIQTQLNTISDTYSAINKVRVDGAYGQETADAVSAFQRIFNMPVSGVVDFATWYRISNIYVAITRIAELSVQRIHNINEPYRY; encoded by the coding sequence ATGAGAAATTTTAATTATTTCAAAAACCAGATCATAGATCAAGGACAGCTTCAAGTAAACGTAAGAGAGGAAAATCAGGCGAGGCCTGTAGATAACGTTAGAGTACAAGTGGTGAGAAAGGTGGATTCTACTGTAGTAGAGGAATTGTATACGAATAGCTCGGGTCAGACGGATACCGTGGATTTAGGCGCGCCTCCGCTGGAATACTCGTTGACTCCAGAGAGCGGCAAACCTTACAGTGAGTACGATTTATCCGTAAGCGTCGATGGATTTGAACCCATAGACATAGAAGGTGTACAAATTCTGCCTCATACTAAATCCTTTCAGAACATCCAGTTAAGGCGGACGGAGCAGACGGAGACTACCACGGAGACTATCCTGATAGACCAACATACACTTTGGGGCGTTTTTCCGCCGAAAATACCGGAGGATGAAGTAAAACCCCTGCCGGATGCAGGCGGCTTCATTGTACTGCCGGAGCCGGTCATTCCGGAATTTGTGGTGGTTCATTTGGGGGTTCCGGAAGATACGACAGCTCAAAATGTGTGGATTCCGTTTAAGGACTATATAAAAAATGTAGCCAGCTCCGAGATTTATTCCACGTGGCCGAGGGAAACCATCATAGCTAATGTTCTGGCAATCCTGTCCTTTGTGCTGAACCGGGTCTACACGGAATGGTATCGGGGAAAAGGTTTTAATTTCACGATTACCAATTCAACCGCTTATGATCAGGCATTTTTTTACGGAAGAAACATTTTTCAGGAAATATCAGATGTGGTAGATGATATCTTTACTACCTATATAACAAGGCCGGGTATTCGTCAGCCTTTGTTCACCCAATTTTGTGACGGTGTGAGAACTGTGTGTACAAAGGGAATGCCCCAATGGGGCTCCAAAGATTTGGGCGATCAGGGCTACGATCATTTGAGCATTCTCCGGAACTTTTACGGGTATGATATTTTCCTGCAGCAGGCGGAGAAAGTGGAAGGGGTTCCGGTATCCTTCCCGGGAGAAACCCTCGTTTTAGGCTCCTCCGGTCCGGCGGTGCGAACCATTCAGACTCAGCTCAACACCATCTCAGATACATATTCGGCTATAAACAAGGTTCGGGTGGACGGTGCATACGGTCAGGAAACAGCAGATGCCGTATCCGCTTTCCAACGGATATTCAATATGCCTGTATCCGGTGTGGTGGACTTCGCTACATGGTATCGGATTTCAAACATTTACGTGGCCATTACCCGAATTGCGGAGCTGTCCGTACAGCGAATTCATAACATAAATGAACCGTATAGATACTAA
- a CDS encoding LytR/AlgR family response regulator transcription factor, which produces MIKIMVVEDSEKDALLYKNVLNKIQGVEVYYALSGEEALGIAQREHFDIFVLDIELPGISGLQLAGKLRAMPEYVLTLIMFITGYTQNQLEAFKRFHCYDYIIKPFNSREFRKKIVTLIKNVNVEKQTKQRIKVILYPDINSEVLIPVDQITYAEVVHRRCFLHTDLQEEPFESNTIILKELIAEVDEPYFLQCNKSYAVNVNKIKTIERVNYRLWKIVLRDSENQLFVSSKFYDAIDEQIRVGVVDEKG; this is translated from the coding sequence ATGATAAAGATTATGGTTGTAGAAGATTCTGAAAAAGATGCGTTACTTTATAAAAATGTTTTAAATAAGATACAGGGCGTTGAAGTTTATTATGCTTTATCTGGTGAAGAAGCTTTGGGGATCGCCCAGCGGGAACATTTTGATATCTTTGTATTGGATATAGAACTGCCCGGTATCAGCGGACTTCAACTGGCAGGAAAGCTAAGGGCTATGCCGGAATACGTCCTGACGCTGATCATGTTCATCACAGGCTATACACAAAATCAGCTGGAGGCCTTTAAGCGGTTTCATTGTTATGACTACATTATAAAGCCGTTTAATTCCAGAGAGTTTCGCAAAAAGATCGTCACGCTGATCAAGAACGTGAATGTGGAAAAACAGACCAAACAGCGGATTAAGGTGATTTTATATCCCGATATAAACAGTGAGGTCCTGATTCCGGTAGATCAGATTACTTATGCAGAGGTCGTGCACAGACGCTGCTTTCTCCATACGGATTTGCAGGAGGAACCTTTCGAGAGCAATACAATCATATTGAAAGAACTTATAGCAGAGGTGGACGAGCCTTACTTTCTTCAATGCAATAAATCCTATGCGGTCAATGTCAACAAAATAAAGACAATAGAACGGGTCAATTACAGGCTTTGGAAAATTGTACTGCGGGATTCGGAAAACCAGCTATTTGTGAGCAGCAAGTTTTATGATGCAATTGATGAACAAATCAGAGTAGGCGTTGTAGACGAGAAAGGGTAA
- a CDS encoding sensor histidine kinase, protein METTENLLNGLYSDKHDFNKHLQAIQSLCQFEEPSKAVREIELYIEELKTKEQNKRKSSVSANTGNGVVNALLYSKTREAEKRQIQLYYVPSGVFPDFPCEQYELVQILGNLLDNAFEYVEGLEREQRSVMLSISEWENKKKIEVRNTYQRKKGKEISISQDKNYSTKSGERRGYGLQNVRAVTQKYHGKFNIFQEDNEFIVEVLF, encoded by the coding sequence ATGGAAACGACAGAAAATCTGCTGAACGGATTGTATAGCGATAAACACGATTTTAATAAGCATTTGCAGGCTATCCAGAGCCTGTGCCAATTTGAAGAGCCTTCCAAGGCGGTTCGGGAAATCGAGCTGTATATTGAGGAATTAAAAACGAAGGAACAAAATAAAAGGAAAAGTAGCGTGTCGGCTAACACTGGAAACGGTGTTGTGAATGCCCTATTGTATTCCAAGACCAGAGAAGCGGAAAAAAGGCAGATACAGTTATACTATGTTCCCAGCGGTGTTTTTCCGGATTTTCCCTGCGAGCAGTATGAACTGGTTCAGATCCTTGGAAACCTGTTGGACAATGCGTTTGAATATGTGGAAGGGTTGGAACGGGAGCAGCGAAGTGTTATGCTGTCCATCAGTGAATGGGAAAATAAAAAGAAAATTGAAGTGAGAAATACTTATCAGCGAAAGAAGGGCAAAGAGATAAGTATTTCTCAAGATAAGAACTATAGTACGAAATCGGGTGAACGACGAGGGTATGGATTACAAAATGTAAGAGCTGTCACCCAGAAGTATCACGGAAAATTCAATATTTTCCAAGAAGATAACGAATTTATAGTGGAAGTCTTATTTTAG
- a CDS encoding AgrD family cyclic lactone autoinducer peptide — MFKKLQTVLMSTTALFLIGVATSAISVASINFHGEPDCPEELLK, encoded by the coding sequence ATGTTTAAGAAACTTCAAACCGTATTAATGAGTACAACTGCACTATTTCTGATCGGAGTTGCAACCTCTGCTATTTCTGTTGCATCAATCAACTTTCACGGTGAACCGGACTGTCCGGAGGAACTGCTAAAATAA